In one Streptomyces sp. T12 genomic region, the following are encoded:
- a CDS encoding TIGR01777 family oxidoreductase — protein MQLSRIAVAGSSGLIGSALVRSLVADGHEVVRLVRRAPRSAEEVRWDPEAKYVDAAGLAGCDVVVNLAGANVGSRRWTESYKAKLRSGRVLGTAALAEAMASLDEPPRVFVNGSAIGYYGETGEREVDESAPPGQGFLPSLVTEWEGAAAPAREAGVRTVFPRTGLVVAREGGAWGRLFPLFKAGLGGRMGDGRQYWSFVSLHDEVAAIRHLIDRDDLSGPFNVTAPRPLTNREITEVMGRVLHRPTLFAVPAPVLRTVLGEMAGDVLGSQRVLPKRLLESGFTFAFPEIEGAIRAAAE, from the coding sequence ATGCAACTTTCAAGAATTGCGGTGGCCGGCTCCTCCGGCCTCATCGGCAGCGCCCTGGTGCGGTCCCTGGTCGCGGACGGGCACGAGGTGGTGCGGCTGGTACGCCGCGCACCCAGGTCCGCGGAGGAGGTGCGCTGGGATCCGGAGGCGAAGTACGTGGACGCGGCCGGGCTCGCCGGGTGCGACGTGGTGGTCAACCTGGCCGGGGCGAACGTGGGTTCGCGCCGCTGGACGGAGTCGTACAAGGCGAAGCTCCGGAGCGGCCGGGTCCTGGGCACGGCGGCGCTGGCCGAGGCGATGGCGTCGCTGGACGAGCCGCCGCGGGTCTTTGTGAACGGCAGCGCGATCGGCTATTACGGCGAGACCGGCGAGCGGGAGGTCGACGAGAGTGCCCCGCCCGGCCAGGGCTTCCTGCCCTCGCTGGTCACGGAGTGGGAGGGCGCCGCGGCCCCCGCGCGCGAGGCCGGTGTACGGACGGTGTTCCCGCGCACGGGGCTGGTGGTGGCCCGCGAGGGCGGCGCCTGGGGACGGCTGTTCCCGCTGTTCAAGGCCGGGCTCGGCGGGCGCATGGGGGACGGGCGGCAGTACTGGTCGTTCGTCTCGCTGCACGACGAGGTGGCCGCGATCCGGCATCTCATCGACCGGGACGACCTGTCCGGGCCGTTCAATGTGACCGCGCCGCGGCCGCTGACGAACCGTGAGATCACCGAGGTCATGGGGCGGGTGCTGCACCGGCCGACGCTCTTCGCGGTCCCGGCGCCCGTCCTGCGAACCGTGCTCGGGGAGATGGCCGGGGACGTGCTGGGCAGCCAACGGGTGCTGCCGAAGCGGTTGCTGGAGTCGGGCTTCACCTTCGCGTTTCCGGAGATCGAGGGGGCGATCCGGGCGGCGGCCGAGTAA